A region from the Aquimarina sp. ERC-38 genome encodes:
- a CDS encoding HAD family hydrolase, translated as MFVKPKALLFDFDGVVVDSKSVHYNAWKSAYHSLFNKSIGDFPEFLTGKSPMQIAEHFATEAGQTESAEALYDLKDEHIVTNKELPDLLPGVVALQKWATSQNIPYGIASNATRQFLKKSVVGLSLDFPVYFGFEDYKKPKPDPEAYKTLANALKMKSEDFAACWIFEDSLVGLKAAKSAGMYPIGILTQYNQEQLKEAGAQLVFPTCKEAFLYVKEKSAL; from the coding sequence ATGTTCGTAAAACCGAAAGCGTTACTGTTTGATTTTGACGGAGTAGTGGTGGATAGTAAATCCGTACACTATAATGCCTGGAAATCTGCATATCACTCATTATTTAATAAATCCATTGGAGACTTTCCTGAATTCTTAACAGGAAAGTCTCCGATGCAAATAGCAGAACATTTTGCTACGGAAGCAGGTCAGACGGAGAGTGCGGAAGCCCTGTATGATTTAAAAGATGAGCATATTGTTACGAATAAAGAACTTCCGGACTTATTGCCCGGAGTAGTAGCTTTACAAAAATGGGCAACTTCACAAAACATTCCATATGGGATTGCCAGTAATGCCACCCGGCAATTTTTAAAGAAAAGTGTAGTGGGTTTATCTTTGGATTTTCCTGTATATTTTGGGTTTGAAGATTATAAAAAACCGAAACCCGACCCGGAAGCCTATAAAACTTTAGCAAACGCACTGAAGATGAAGTCCGAAGATTTTGCAGCATGCTGGATTTTTGAAGATAGCCTGGTAGGCTTAAAAGCAGCTAAAAGTGCCGGGATGTACCCGATAGGAATTTTAACTCAATATAATCAGGAACAGTTGAAAGAAGCAGGAGCCCAACTTGTTTTCCCTACGTGCAAAGAAGCATTTTTGTATGTGAAAGAAAAAAGCGCTTTATAA